The Corynebacterium tuberculostearicum genome window below encodes:
- the dut gene encoding dUTP diphosphatase has protein sequence MTDSIPHSQPESPFGDVKVKRLDKELPLPHRAHRGDAGADLYAAESLTLQPGERALVGTGIAIALPLGTVGLIHPRSGLAAKQGLSIVNTPGTVDADYRGEIKVCLINHDRHTPIEIERGMRIAQLVVQRVELVGFAEVEELDDTVRGAGGYGSTGV, from the coding sequence GTGACTGACTCGATTCCGCATTCTCAACCAGAAAGCCCCTTTGGGGACGTTAAGGTCAAGCGCCTGGATAAGGAGCTTCCGCTGCCGCACCGCGCACACCGTGGTGACGCCGGTGCGGACCTCTATGCAGCTGAATCTCTTACCCTGCAACCCGGCGAGCGCGCCCTCGTCGGCACCGGGATTGCCATTGCGCTGCCACTAGGAACGGTCGGTTTAATTCACCCGCGCTCCGGACTAGCCGCCAAGCAAGGGCTTTCCATTGTCAATACCCCGGGCACGGTGGATGCCGATTACCGCGGGGAGATCAAGGTCTGCCTCATCAACCACGACCGGCACACTCCTATTGAGATCGAACGCGGCATGCGCATCGCTCAGCTCGTGGTCCAGCGCGTAGAGCTGGTGGGGTTTGCTGAGGTTGAAGAATTGGATGACACCGTCCGCGGAGCCGGCGGCTATGGCTCTACCGGTGTGTAG
- the ppgK gene encoding polyphosphate--glucose phosphotransferase, with translation MTTLSGHSFGIDIGGSGIKGAEVDLATGEFVGERLKIATPQPSTPHEVAKVVAQIVQEKQWDGPVGITLPSVVRNQEVETAANISKDWIGVNATELFADYLDADFAVLNDADAAGLAEVAYGEDIAKQGSVIFLTLGTGIGSAFFLDGQLFPNTELGHLTVGDDEAEKIASSAVKDREGLKYKQWTKRLNKVLAEYEKLFNPQAFLIGGGISRKFEKWGPHLDIETPVMPAQLRNRAGIVGAAMAAVDGLKP, from the coding sequence ATGACTACTCTTTCTGGCCATTCCTTTGGCATCGATATCGGAGGCTCCGGCATTAAAGGCGCTGAGGTGGACCTTGCCACCGGCGAATTCGTGGGCGAGCGTTTGAAGATCGCCACCCCACAGCCATCTACGCCGCATGAAGTTGCCAAGGTAGTAGCCCAAATCGTGCAGGAAAAGCAGTGGGACGGCCCCGTTGGCATCACCCTGCCTTCCGTGGTTCGCAACCAGGAAGTCGAGACTGCGGCAAATATTTCCAAGGATTGGATTGGGGTCAACGCCACAGAGCTCTTCGCGGACTACCTGGATGCGGATTTTGCCGTGCTTAACGACGCCGACGCGGCGGGACTAGCCGAGGTTGCCTACGGAGAGGACATCGCCAAGCAGGGCTCCGTAATCTTCCTAACCTTGGGCACCGGTATCGGTTCGGCCTTCTTCCTAGACGGCCAGCTATTCCCTAATACCGAACTGGGACACCTCACGGTGGGCGATGACGAGGCTGAGAAAATTGCGTCCTCGGCCGTAAAGGACCGCGAGGGACTCAAGTACAAGCAGTGGACTAAACGACTCAACAAGGTCCTCGCGGAATATGAAAAGCTCTTTAACCCGCAGGCCTTCCTCATTGGGGGTGGGATTTCCCGCAAGTTTGAAAAGTGGGGCCCACACCTTGATATTGAAACCCCCGTCATGCCTGCACAACTGCGCAATCGCGCGGGAATTGTCGGAGCTGCGATGGCGGCGGTAGACGGTTTGAAACCGTAG
- a CDS encoding RNA polymerase sigma factor, protein MAATESSDQALGEGENAAEASTPAKKTAKKTAKKTAKKTAKKTAKKTAKKTAKKTAKKTAKKSAKKTTKKSAKKATKKTVPKSAAKKQESPAESEKQAQPEAEEELEEDEHDEDVDFDPTNADIEDDDDFDAGEDLEDDDLEEDLDDDDEEEEEDSSSVWDEEESAALRQARKDAQLTASADSVRAYLKQIGKVALLNAEQEVSLAKRIEAGLYAQHRMDEMEKARAEGDKAAKLSPMEKRDLRSIARDGRKAKNHLLEANLRLVVSLAKRYTGRGMAFLDLIQEGNLGLIRAVEKFDYTKGYKFSTYATWWIRQAITRAMADQARTIRIPVHMVEVINKLGRIQRELLQDLGREPTPQELAKEMDITEEKVLEIQQYAREPISLDQTIGDEGDSQLGDFIEDSEAVIAVDAVSFTLLQDQLQDVLTTLSEREAGVVRLRFGLTDGMPRTLDEIGQVYGVTRERIRQIESKTMSKLRHPSRSQVLRDYLD, encoded by the coding sequence GTGGCAGCCACTGAATCTTCAGACCAGGCACTCGGCGAGGGCGAAAACGCCGCTGAGGCATCTACTCCTGCAAAGAAGACCGCCAAGAAGACGGCAAAGAAAACCGCGAAAAAGACGGCTAAGAAGACGGCCAAAAAGACCGCTAAGAAAACAGCCAAGAAGACTGCGAAGAAGACCGCCAAAAAGTCGGCCAAGAAGACCACTAAGAAGTCTGCCAAAAAGGCCACTAAGAAGACGGTCCCCAAATCCGCGGCAAAGAAGCAGGAATCCCCAGCCGAGTCCGAAAAGCAGGCACAGCCGGAAGCAGAAGAGGAGCTCGAGGAGGACGAGCACGACGAAGACGTCGACTTCGATCCCACCAATGCGGACATCGAAGACGATGATGACTTCGACGCTGGCGAAGACCTCGAGGACGATGACCTCGAAGAGGATTTGGACGACGACGATGAGGAAGAAGAGGAAGACTCCTCTTCCGTCTGGGACGAGGAAGAGTCCGCTGCGCTGCGTCAGGCACGCAAGGATGCGCAGCTGACCGCCTCTGCTGACTCCGTCCGCGCCTACCTCAAGCAGATTGGTAAGGTCGCCCTGCTCAACGCCGAGCAAGAGGTTTCCTTGGCCAAGCGCATCGAGGCCGGCCTGTACGCACAGCACCGCATGGACGAGATGGAAAAGGCCCGCGCCGAAGGCGATAAGGCCGCCAAGCTCTCTCCCATGGAAAAGCGCGACCTGCGCAGTATCGCCCGCGATGGCCGCAAGGCCAAGAACCACCTGCTGGAGGCAAACCTGCGCCTGGTGGTTTCCTTGGCCAAGCGCTACACCGGCCGTGGCATGGCTTTCTTGGATCTCATTCAGGAAGGCAACTTGGGCCTTATCCGTGCGGTAGAGAAGTTCGATTACACCAAGGGCTATAAGTTCTCCACTTACGCCACTTGGTGGATCCGCCAGGCCATTACCCGCGCCATGGCTGACCAGGCTCGCACCATCCGCATCCCAGTGCACATGGTGGAAGTCATCAACAAGCTGGGCCGCATCCAGCGCGAGCTGCTGCAGGACTTGGGCCGCGAGCCTACCCCGCAGGAGCTGGCGAAGGAGATGGACATCACCGAGGAAAAGGTGCTCGAAATCCAGCAGTATGCCCGCGAGCCCATTTCCTTGGACCAGACCATCGGTGACGAAGGCGATTCCCAGTTGGGTGACTTCATCGAGGACTCCGAGGCCGTCATTGCGGTCGACGCAGTTTCCTTCACCTTGCTGCAGGATCAGCTACAAGACGTGCTGACTACCCTGTCCGAGCGCGAAGCCGGCGTGGTTCGCCTCCGCTTTGGCTTGACCGACGGCATGCCGCGCACTTTAGACGAGATTGGCCAAGTCTACGGAGTTACCCGCGAGCGCATTCGCCAGATCGAGTCCAAGACGATGTCGAAGCTGCGCCACCCCTCTCGCTCGCAGGTTCTGCGCGACTACCTCGACTAA
- a CDS encoding DUF4193 domain-containing protein: protein MATDYDAPRRRAEDELETDSLEGLKAAESDNNGMDDDGEIVEAFQPPSVDLTGEELNVEVVPRQENEFTCGSCFLVQSNKRYSHEEDGQPICKDCA, encoded by the coding sequence ATGGCCACCGATTATGACGCACCGCGCCGGCGCGCGGAAGATGAACTCGAAACTGACTCCCTAGAAGGACTCAAAGCCGCTGAGAGCGATAACAACGGCATGGACGATGACGGAGAAATCGTCGAAGCCTTCCAGCCGCCATCAGTAGACCTCACGGGCGAGGAGCTTAATGTTGAGGTAGTTCCACGTCAGGAAAATGAGTTTACCTGCGGTTCGTGTTTCCTAGTGCAGTCAAATAAGCGTTACTCCCACGAAGAGGACGGCCAGCCAATCTGCAAGGATTGCGCCTAA
- a CDS encoding DUF3159 domain-containing protein, which yields MTHSSSPQPSPDAKNLDSEESAAEPTLLEQMGGLSGLVSATLPVIVLIPINNFFGLGPALAAALGVAVVIALWRVIRKETLQPAISGLLGVALCAAIAWFTGDAKGYFLYGIWMSLALCIAAVLSILFRWPAVGVIWKGINGEEMQWQKIAQARRAYAIATGGWAVIFLARFVVQRAIYDADATTALGVTRILMGWPLTLLVTALTVWMVRRADAAVDAAAGTGEHTNAEREQKSEAEND from the coding sequence GTGACACATTCTTCCTCGCCGCAACCTTCCCCGGACGCTAAGAACCTGGACTCTGAGGAGTCTGCTGCCGAACCCACCCTGCTGGAGCAGATGGGTGGCTTATCAGGGCTCGTGTCGGCCACCTTGCCAGTCATTGTGCTGATTCCCATCAATAACTTCTTTGGGCTGGGGCCCGCCTTGGCTGCGGCGCTCGGCGTGGCCGTTGTTATCGCACTCTGGAGGGTAATCCGGAAAGAGACCCTGCAGCCAGCCATATCGGGTCTGCTGGGAGTGGCTCTTTGCGCAGCCATCGCCTGGTTTACCGGTGATGCCAAAGGGTATTTCTTGTACGGCATCTGGATGTCGTTGGCGCTGTGCATTGCCGCGGTTCTATCAATCCTTTTCCGGTGGCCCGCTGTGGGTGTCATCTGGAAGGGGATTAATGGCGAGGAAATGCAGTGGCAAAAGATTGCTCAGGCGCGCCGGGCTTATGCCATCGCTACCGGTGGGTGGGCGGTCATCTTCCTGGCCCGCTTTGTTGTTCAGCGCGCCATTTATGATGCGGATGCAACCACTGCCTTAGGGGTGACCCGAATCCTGATGGGATGGCCATTGACGCTTCTAGTTACGGCGCTGACCGTGTGGATGGTGCGCCGCGCGGATGCAGCCGTTGACGCAGCGGCGGGCACAGGTGAGCACACTAACGCAGAACGAGAACAAAAGTCTGAGGCAGAAAATGACTGA
- a CDS encoding inositol monophosphatase family protein, translating to MPDSLEEGTIVGMTEQIDFLQLRDFAVSTATRAAELITARRAELVAGDGIAAHTHTKSSDVDPVTEVDTATEEFIATTIRTQRPGDGIFGEEGANVESTSGVTWIVDPIDGTVNFLYGVPDYAVSIGAEYQGHLVAGAVVNVARGRTYAAAAGQGATVTGPDGIEHALRCGQTQDPALALVATGFGYGADRRAAQAELLTKLLPNVRDIRRIGAAALDLCRVAEGTVDAYFEHGINAWDFAAGAIIAREAGAVVRHPGFDKGSADGELTWAAGADLAPAFEKLLAAHRATESLRG from the coding sequence ATGCCCGACAGTCTAGAAGAAGGCACAATAGTTGGCATGACTGAGCAGATCGATTTTCTCCAATTGCGGGATTTTGCCGTTTCTACCGCCACGCGCGCTGCGGAATTAATTACTGCGCGCCGCGCAGAACTAGTCGCAGGTGACGGCATCGCGGCGCATACCCACACCAAGTCCAGCGACGTAGATCCCGTAACGGAGGTCGATACCGCGACAGAGGAGTTCATTGCCACCACCATCCGCACCCAACGCCCCGGGGATGGAATTTTTGGCGAAGAAGGCGCCAATGTGGAATCGACCAGTGGCGTTACCTGGATTGTCGATCCGATTGACGGCACCGTGAATTTCCTCTACGGGGTGCCGGACTACGCCGTATCCATTGGTGCAGAGTACCAAGGGCACCTCGTAGCTGGCGCGGTGGTCAACGTGGCGCGTGGGCGTACCTATGCTGCCGCTGCCGGCCAGGGCGCCACGGTCACCGGCCCAGACGGAATTGAGCACGCACTGCGGTGTGGACAGACGCAAGACCCTGCGTTGGCCTTGGTGGCCACCGGCTTTGGTTACGGAGCTGACCGTCGTGCAGCCCAAGCCGAGCTTCTTACCAAGCTTCTGCCTAATGTGCGTGATATTCGCCGCATCGGCGCTGCTGCGCTCGACCTATGCAGGGTGGCAGAGGGAACCGTTGATGCCTACTTTGAGCACGGCATCAATGCGTGGGACTTCGCTGCCGGGGCAATCATTGCTCGCGAGGCAGGTGCGGTGGTGCGCCATCCAGGCTTTGATAAAGGCTCCGCTGACGGTGAACTTACCTGGGCCGCGGGGGCAGATTTGGCCCCCGCATTCGAAAAGCTTTTAGCAGCGCACAGGGCCACGGAATCGCTGCGGGGGTAA
- a CDS encoding DUF3093 domain-containing protein, which translates to MSDTSATSATPAPSSAASAQGTVAPQVLYRERQWVPWYFWLFAAAIVGLTSATAGLNRSMWWTIIPAILLGAIAVWVLITWSNTVIKVERDPDGTRWLTVKDAQLPNDVVSRSITVPKSARRNALGPQFDPAAFLVSHAWVDEHAMMVLDDPEDDTPYWLIASKDPEALLHAFVPEQH; encoded by the coding sequence GTGTCTGATACATCTGCTACTTCCGCAACTCCGGCACCGTCAAGCGCCGCTTCGGCACAGGGCACGGTGGCCCCTCAGGTGCTCTACCGCGAACGCCAATGGGTCCCTTGGTACTTTTGGCTTTTTGCAGCCGCCATCGTGGGGCTTACTTCCGCTACCGCTGGCCTTAACCGCTCCATGTGGTGGACCATTATTCCCGCGATCCTCCTTGGCGCTATCGCCGTGTGGGTACTTATTACTTGGTCCAATACAGTCATCAAGGTTGAGCGTGACCCGGATGGAACGCGTTGGCTCACGGTCAAAGATGCCCAATTGCCTAACGACGTCGTGTCGCGGTCTATCACCGTTCCTAAATCTGCGCGGCGCAATGCGCTGGGTCCGCAGTTCGATCCCGCAGCGTTTTTGGTTTCCCACGCTTGGGTGGATGAGCACGCCATGATGGTGCTCGATGATCCAGAAGATGATACTCCTTATTGGCTCATCGCCTCGAAGGATCCGGAGGCTTTGCTCCACGCTTTTGTTCCGGAACAGCACTAG
- a CDS encoding DUF3710 domain-containing protein gives MGIWPFGKKNDEEKKAQEKPAAQSEKPADPKSADTEAQETYAPVGDTAADAAAASGNEPREFAHDAINGQTGPFDGDSVDIETFDFSDFSIGVLDLGSLRIPLPKESQVQVEMGEQGPRMLHIVTKVGRITPVAFAAPRKPGQWAESVEEIKEGMSRDGLTVTTEPGPWGAEVVGKNDNGQVRVIGADGPRWMLRMTLAAPAGMEADLADMAREVAARTFVYRGEDPILAGNALPVIMPEQLVEQVKQAMDQRQQEQQAAANAQHHPENGVGGPDPAAETEAEQHLRDLGGTPHQGENGSSPQNPDEGSAPNSKN, from the coding sequence ATGGGAATCTGGCCCTTTGGCAAGAAGAACGACGAAGAAAAGAAGGCTCAGGAAAAGCCTGCAGCCCAAAGCGAAAAGCCGGCGGACCCCAAGTCCGCGGATACAGAAGCGCAGGAAACTTATGCTCCAGTAGGCGACACCGCAGCAGATGCCGCGGCGGCTTCTGGCAATGAACCCCGCGAATTCGCCCATGATGCCATCAATGGCCAGACCGGCCCCTTTGACGGCGACTCCGTCGATATCGAGACCTTCGATTTCAGTGACTTTTCCATCGGCGTATTAGATCTGGGGTCCCTGCGCATTCCACTGCCAAAGGAATCCCAGGTACAGGTGGAAATGGGCGAACAGGGCCCACGAATGCTGCACATCGTGACCAAGGTAGGCCGAATTACTCCCGTAGCCTTTGCCGCCCCACGTAAGCCAGGCCAGTGGGCAGAATCCGTGGAGGAAATCAAGGAGGGCATGAGCCGCGACGGACTTACCGTTACTACCGAGCCAGGCCCTTGGGGTGCTGAGGTCGTGGGCAAGAACGACAACGGTCAGGTCCGCGTCATCGGTGCAGACGGTCCGCGCTGGATGCTGCGCATGACCCTGGCCGCGCCGGCCGGCATGGAAGCAGACCTCGCAGACATGGCTCGCGAGGTGGCCGCCCGTACCTTCGTCTACCGCGGGGAAGACCCCATCTTGGCAGGAAATGCTTTGCCGGTCATCATGCCCGAGCAGCTCGTAGAGCAGGTCAAGCAGGCCATGGACCAGCGCCAGCAAGAACAGCAGGCAGCCGCTAATGCTCAACACCACCCTGAAAACGGCGTGGGCGGCCCTGACCCTGCGGCAGAAACAGAGGCGGAGCAACACCTGCGCGATTTGGGCGGTACCCCACACCAGGGTGAGAATGGATCGTCCCCGCAGAATCCCGATGAGGGCTCTGCACCTAATTCCAAGAACTAG